In Augochlora pura isolate Apur16 chromosome 3, APUR_v2.2.1, whole genome shotgun sequence, the sequence attaattttttatagttttaccTTGCATTTTCTCTGGACACTTTTCTTTGCAGTTCACACCATACCAGCCCTCTTTGCAGGGTTCAGAACAGTTAGGTCCTTCCCAGCCTCTGGCGCAAATGCAAGTGCCCGTCTCTGGATCACACGAACTGTTATTCATGCATTCGCATTGTGAATGACAGTCTTCACCATAAAGACCTTCTGGACACTTGGTCTCACAACGGATTCCTGTTTTATAGTTTTGGCATGAAAAACTTAGTCGAAGATCAAGTCGCCATCGAGCAACGCTTTCCAGTCTTTCATCAGTTATTCAGGTTCTATGTATAGATTTTCAATAAACTGTACAGCGTAAAGTAAATGATACAAGCAGACAGGAAAACGCAGTCGTGAAGTTTTTCTATATACTACGTAGAAGATATGAGCAATGAAGTAAATGGGATGAAACGTGTTAATCAGGAAGAGGAAGGCTGTAGCTTTTATGTATGGCGATTGATCAACGAGACAAAGAGATGACAAACCTCGCCAATCTGGCTTGCAGATGCAACGACCCGTAGTAGAATCACAATATAAGCTATTGTCATCGTGGCAATCACAGACCTGAGCACATCCGACCCCAAAGAATCCTTTCTCGCAACGATCTTGGCAGAATCCGCCGGTGAAACCAGCAGCACATGTGCATGTGCCTGTGTGTTTAAAAAAGGTGGTGGATCTTTGGTGCGGGTGCAATAAagttgaaaaaaagaaataaaggaagaaaaataggATACTTGAAAACGTGTTCTCATTAACTGTATCATAATGTCAAAAATACTTTACGTGTTTACCTAATCAAAGTTCTTTTTGCCatgatatttcttataatttaaaacaaaaatactgCTTAGAAAATGTATGAACACGTTATGTATATCACGTTCGTCAAGAATAACAATTAATGCTTTTTGGTTAACGTTTGAAGGCATTAACTTCGAGACGTACATTTAATGAAAGAAAGTAATTGCAGCCAGCCCCCTTACCATTTTGCGGATTGCACGCAGCATTGTTAAAGCAATTGCATTTACCCTCGCAGTCCTTGCCATATGATTTGTTGTCACAGGGACGATCACAAGATACACCAACCCATcctaataaaatgtaaaatagtaCATGCAAGAGCAAAGATTTCTTGGTTTAATAGTATGTCTTAATTAGAATCTTCTGTCGGAGTCTTTACAATTCTGACTACTTACCTTGAGTACAACATTACTTCttagtatttatttgtcaatttatatataactagACATAATGTGTGGATCTACGAATTTTCAATGACAAACTATCAAAAACTACTATTAGTTATTCATGCGATTCACGATCGtacaatacaaaaatactGAATGTTAATGATATCGAGACAATCAATGATCAAATAGTACGATCGCAAGATGCTTATTTTGTCAAATACCTCTTTTATCAGCTCTGGTTATATTAGAATACATAACAACATGTTATACGTGGGTCTGACGATTATTTGAAATCAGTTGAATTTTAATagcatatgtaaataaaaagtttcgcTCATTTACCTGCTGTACAGTTGCACCGTCCATTCTCTGGTGAACAAGTAGCGCCATTTTTGCAAATGCAGTTTTGTGCACAATTATCTCCGTATGTGCCGACAGGACAAACTTCGCTACAATCCTCACCTTTGTAACCCGCTGCACAAATGCAGGTTCCATTTATGGCCGAACACAGTGCGTTATTCTTGCAGTCGCAGCGGTTTTGGCAACCTTTACCATAAGTGTAAAATGGACAAGGCCTGCCACAGTTGTCGCCGTCCCATCCAGCTTTGCAAATGCATTTTCCGGTCCAAGGATGACAGAGTTCTGTGTACTCGTCCATACAATTACAAtcctgaataataattatttattattcaatgaaGATGGCTTGGGGTGTATAAGAAGAAAGTGTAATTACTTTAGTACAATCGGGACCCCAATATCCGTCACTGCAAATTCGTTTATTGCACTTTTCTCCAGACCAACCAGGACTGCATGAACAGGAACCGTCGATTGCAGAGCACACAGCGTCATTTTCGCATGTGCAAttctttgtacaatttaaaccGAACTTTCCTTCCGGACAGATCTTCAAACACTGTAAAAGCATAGaaattttagttaatatttttgaaattgatgACGTCTCCAAATCGAGAGGTAGTTACCTTATCGCCATAATAACCAGGTTTACATTCACACGCTCCTGTGATGTGATGACACCCACCCTTATTATAACAGTCGCAAGGCTCTGAGCAATTCTTACCCCATACTCCCTCTGGACACTTATTTGCACAAACTAAACCCTGTTAATTTCAAAGTCTTGTTAGCTCAATCATTACATTTTAACATCAGCTACAGTGatagaaaattaacaatacaCAGTATTCTAAGTAACTCTGAAGATAATTCAATTCCAATACAGATACTTAGATGGGTATTTTGTCGTGATTTATCCGCAATACTTACAGTCCAACCAGGAGTACAATAGCATTCTCCAGTAGTGGCATTGCAGGAACCACCGTTTTGGCATTTACATTCCGACTTGCACTCGTCACCGTGTTTTCCAGGTGGACAAAGATCATCACaactaaaaaaacaaaataatggCATTACATTTGCAATCTTTAAATCCATAGATTAAGAAACACTCACAGAGGACCGGTATAACCAGGAGCACAATGACATTCCCCAGAAATATGATGGCAGCTCCCACCATGTCTACAGCGACACGCTTCACTACAATCTTGTCCATACCGATCAGGAGgacatttttcattacaatAACTACTGGTCCAGCCACGAGTGCATAAACATTTGCCATCGAATGGATCACAATTAGCACCATTCTGGCACATGCACTCCCTTTCGCAAGACTTACCCCACTTTCCAGGTGGACAttctgcaaaatgaaaatgaaattttaaaaataacaaactcTGGGTCCTGTtcactttattatttccaaaacaCCTTCTAGAGTATTGAGCAATGTGTTATCCTGACTCTTACTTCAGCAGAAATACCGGTTCTATCTGCTGAGCGAGTTGCTTTCATTGTACATGCACGCCATATACTAAGAAATAGAGACTaatcaagaaaaattgatgaatattCAAAACTTGGATTATgtctgtaaataaatagaaaaacacTATGCGAgcagaataatgaaataatccCGAAGGAACTATACGCTGcacagaattatattaaatggatCTATCAATAATATACTGCTTACTGAAATCACATAACGGCCCTCCGTATCCAGATTCGCATTTACAAACGTCTGGAGAGATGCAGGTGCCGTAAACGCAGTCCTTGGAGCAAATAGGAATGCAACGATCGCCGGTGTTGGTCACCGTGTAGCCTTTGCAACATTCTTTCACCGGCCTTTGCTTCGTTAATTCCTGATCAAATAACATCCAGACGTACAGGCTCGAGTCTCAACTTTCATTTTACTTCGCACAACGCGCTCTCAGTCCCTGCTTACCTGTTCCTTGTACAGCGTCTTGAACACGACCTTATATTTGGAGCATCTCGGCGGAAAGCTTAAGCACCAAGTATTCTCCCGTATCGTGTAAGGTTTCTGCTCTGATATCCTCACTGTCACCGTGTACCTGCCATGTAAACGAACATTAAAATCTtcgataaaacaatattcacGAATCCTAATCAGAAACTTTAACTGAAATCTGATCGTGACAGTAATTAAGAAAtcgattgtaaattaaatcgaaaccgCAACCAGGTAAAAATCAAAGGTCAAGAAGTCGAAAGTAAAATGTCAAGTGCATCGGAAACTGGGCAGCGTGGGCAGTACACTTACGTTTCTATTCTGGTGCAGATGTTCGGCCCTTCGAGCGCCTGTATCGTGCCCAAAGCTGCGATAGCAGTCAACAAACATAATGACCTTATCAGAGCCATTCCTCTTCCTTTCCGCACTTGAGGCCAGAAGCAATAGATGTCTAGCCGAACCTATATCACATTTCTTCAAGAATGCTATCGGCGTTCCTTCGGATCATTTAGGGTCGAACACTTTCTCGGACTGAATTAACTCTGTGCGATCAGCATGCTTCTCAAcctgaaaaatgaataattatcgcTCGGTTACACCGATTAAATACTACGATCCTTTTccagaaacgaaagaaacgtGAGATAAAGACACAGTGGAATGCAATATCCTAACCAGTTACGTGGAAAAGGCCTTGTTTCGTACCGCAGACCTCATCATTTCTTCGGCGTAAAATCTTGGATACTTTAGACTCTGAACCGTATGCTGCTACGCGATTTTCCATATTATACCATTTCACGTATTCGTCAAAAGTAAAAGGGAACGATTGCCGAGACTAACAAGTGTACGCTACTTATTTCTAATCTGGATTATGATTCATTAAGATTTCTCTATTTGCGTGATTTTTTTAGcaatctaatttttttataataatactgaatTATTCTGTTAGTATCCCATAAACGTCTTTATAGTAATTCATCATAAATTCATATTCCTGAATGAAAGTTTTGAAGAAAAGTCGTTCCCACGTTACagcacaataaaatattggattACGCTATTCTTGTGTCAGCATGATCGTGGAAATGCTCTGATAGAAAAGCATTATTGCGTTGATAAGACAGATAGCTAgataaacatttctttcgcGGTTTATTTATGCCGCAATGTGGCTTGGGTTGCATCGTCGCATGTTGCAAACGCCACGGGGGGCCCAGTAAAAATTGCATGCGTGCATCGGCGGATGATTACCACTTCCGTATTGTTGTCTTCAATTTAACGAATAGAAAGTTTAACGTCGATCACCCGTGGCTGAAATCTGTTCCACGCCGATGTGCCGGAAAAAACGAGGATTCATGCAATTCGAATCAATTCTAATTGCGATCGTTTCAACGGTTGACACTGGTGCAATCGTTCTCCTCAACCAATCATTCTCATCGGAGGAtacgcgtcgcgcgaaatttcACCTTGAATTTGGAAACGTGTTCGAGATAGAAGCAAAAATATGCTCTTCAATGCTAAGTTATTGTAATCGCAATGAGTCACAGAGAATATTCTCATAGGTTAATTTAGTTTGAATGATTAAGATGACGACTGAAATTAATACGGCAGCTCTCTGTACACGTTTTACTgaatttcgaatatttgaGGATCGCAGACTATCGCACGACCAGCGGTTCAATTAATTGATCATCTGTGCCCAGATCCAGGAAGCGTATGTTCACTGTATTATAAACAATGGAGCGAACTGGTGTACACAATGCGGCTGGTTGAGTAACAGGAGGATCTCATTGAGTAACGATCCAAATTCAAATGACAAGAAACCGTGCGAAAAGGTCAGGCGTAAATTTAACTAACGACACGGTCGACTCGCGAGagcgatgaaaaaaaaatgaaaaacaagcGTAACCTGAACAAACCGAGGCGAAATTCTAGACAAACGCGATGCTTAACTCTCGCGCGACTGCCGCATGCAACTCTCATTAAAAC encodes:
- the Drpr gene encoding multiple EGF like domains draper isoform X1, with translation MALIRSLCLLTAIAALGTIQALEGPNICTRIETYTVTVRISEQKPYTIRENTWCLSFPPRCSKYKVVFKTLYKEQELTKQRPVKECCKGYTVTNTGDRCIPICSKDCVYGTCISPDVCKCESGYGGPLCDFKCPPGKWGKSCERECMCQNGANCDPFDGKCLCTRGWTSSYCNEKCPPDRYGQDCSEACRCRHGGSCHHISGECHCAPGYTGPLCDDLCPPGKHGDECKSECKCQNGGSCNATTGECYCTPGWTGLVCANKCPEGVWGKNCSEPCDCYNKGGCHHITGACECKPGYYGDKCLKICPEGKFGLNCTKNCTCENDAVCSAIDGSCSCSPGWSGEKCNKRICSDGYWGPDCTKDCNCMDEYTELCHPWTGKCICKAGWDGDNCGRPCPFYTYGKGCQNRCDCKNNALCSAINGTCICAAGYKGEDCSEVCPVGTYGDNCAQNCICKNGATCSPENGRCNCTAGWVGVSCDRPCDNKSYGKDCEGKCNCFNNAACNPQNGTCTCAAGFTGGFCQDRCEKGFFGVGCAQVCDCHDDNSLYCDSTTGRCICKPDWRGIRCETKCPEGLYGEDCHSQCECMNNSSCDPETGTCICARGWEGPNCSEPCKEGWYGVNCKEKCPEKMQGNLTCDHVTGEYICRPGYLGLTCEHPCPPTRYGLNCANHCRCKNGGECHHVTGVCQCRPGWHGEFCQTPCAEGTYGINCTQHCTCQHGGKCRSNDGHCRCAPGYTGTKCTEVCPEGYYGDHCMEPCDCKNDFFTCHPANGCTCKHGYGGPNCDEELFSRNIQQKETGYGSIVAGFLFAAVVVIAMVLAGWVYHRRRVRDLKNEIVQVKYTADPPSPPEQTQFDNPVYAYQGTSKFDDGTTSLLNNFQFRNNLGTSKKINNEKMLGLNSCMDEDDDSKGSLDRYDLKNRDADMGNPNLNVYHSIDEMDGKKVEHVYDEIKQNNDESEYDQLDNPRPVSSYKQFNRMPNGFTPNISDNAGPSKMREKDPELGET
- the Drpr gene encoding multiple EGF like domains draper isoform X2, translating into MALIRSLCLLTAIAALGTIQALEGPNICTRIETYTVTVRISEQKPYTIRENTWCLSFPPRCSKYKVVFKTLYKEQELTKQRPVKECCKGYTVTNTGDRCIPICSKDCVYGTCISPDVCKCESGYGGPLCDFKCPPGKWGKSCERECMCQNGANCDPFDGKCLCTRGWTSSYCNEKCPPDRYGQDCSEACRCRHGGSCHHISGECHCAPGYTGPLCDDLCPPGKHGDECKSECKCQNGGSCNATTGECYCTPGWTGLVCANKCPEGVWGKNCSEPCDCYNKGGCHHITGACECKPGYYGDKCLKICPEGKFGLNCTKNCTCENDAVCSAIDGSCSCSPGWSGEKCNKRICSDGYWGPDCTKDCNCMDEYTELCHPWTGKCICKAGWDGDNCGRPCPFYTYGKGCQNRCDCKNNALCSAINGTCICAAGYKGNLTCDHVTGEYICRPGYLGLTCEHPCPPTRYGLNCANHCRCKNGGECHHVTGVCQCRPGWHGEFCQTPCAEGTYGINCTQHCTCQHGGKCRSNDGHCRCAPGYTGTKCTEVCPEGYYGDHCMEPCDCKNDFFTCHPANGCTCKHGYGGPNCDEELFSRNIQQKETGYGSIVAGFLFAAVVVIAMVLAGWVYHRRRVRDLKNEIVQVKYTADPPSPPEQTQFDNPVYAYQGTSKFDDGTTSLLNNFQFRNNLGTSKKINNEKMLGLNSCMDEDDDSKGSLDRYDLKNRDADMGNPNLNVYHSIDEMDGKKVEHVYDEIKQNNDESEYDQLDNPRPVSSYKQFNRMPNGFTPNISDNAGPSKMREKDPELGET